CAAAGCGTGCTTCTTACCAGCCAACATCGGATATTGAAGCGAAGATTATGGGTCTGTTGGGCAGGCAAATTATGCATGTGGATAGTCTTGCCGAAGATTGCGGCTTGACCGTGCCCGCGCTTTCTTCCATCTTGCTGCGCCTTGAGTTGCAAGGGGTTATCGAGAAACTACCCGGTAGCCGATACACATTATGCTAAGTTTTATAAGGGGATAACATGAGTGCAGTTGTAGTGGTGGAATCTCCAGCCAAAGCCAAAACCATAGAGAAATACCTAGGCAAAGGTTATAAAGTGCTGGCTTCTTATGGTCATGTTCGGGCTTTTCCGAAGAAAGATGGCTCTGTAGACGTAGACAACAACTTCGCCTTAAAATATGAAGTGATTGAAGACAAAAGAAAACGTTTGTCGGACATTGAAAAAGCCTTAAAAAAAGCCGATGAACTTATTCTCGCCAGCGATTTGGATAGGGAAGGGGAAGCCATTGCTTGGCATGTTGCTGATGAAATGGAAAAACGCGGCAAACTTAAAGGTAAGAAAGTTTCGCGGATAACATTCAACCAAATTACCCGCAAAGCCATTCAATATGCTGTGGATCACCCCACAGAATTAAACATGCCATTGGTGGATGCGCAACAGGCACGTTCAGCCTTAGATTATCTGGTGGGTTTTACATTATCACCGCTATTGTGGCGTAAAATTCGCAGTGGTTTATCCGCTGGGCGGGTACAATCGGTTGCGCTACGTTTGATTTGTGAGCGTGAACAGCATATTCGAGACTTCAAACCCAAAGAATACTGGACGATTGAAGCTTCATGTATCAATGGTAAAACCTCCAAATCAACGTTTAAAGCGTTATTAAATACTTTAGATGGCAAAAAACTCACTAAATTTGATTTAAATAACCAAAAAGTAGCACAACAAGCAGCCAAAACTGTTGAATCAGCACGTTTTACGGTCAGCGATGTTCAGAAAAAGAAAAGTAAACAAAACCCATCCCCACCATTTATTACATCCACTGTGCAAATGGAAGCATCACGTAAACTTGGTTTTACGGCACGAAAAACCATGCAAATTGCGCAGAAATTGTATGAAGGTGAAGAGGTTGATGGTGAACGTGTTGGTTTGATTACGTATATGCGTACAGATTCTATCAGTTTATCGCAAGAAGCGATTGATGAAGTGCGTGAGCAAATTCATCAACAGTTTGGCAGCGAGTATGTGCCATCAAAACCACGGGTATTCAAAACCAAAAGTAAAAATGCACAAGAAGCACATGAGGCTATTCGCCCAACATCATTTGCGCGTACTCCTGAGAGTTTGAAGGGCACATTGTCAGCAGATGAACTCAAGCTCTATACCCTGATTTGGAAGCGTACTGTAGCGTCACAAATGGAAGCCGCCGTGCTTGACCAAGTGCGCGCTGATTTAACATCAGGCGGCACCATACTTCGCGCTAATGGTTCAACCTTGGTTTTTCCAGGTTTCCGTAAGCTTTATATTGAAGGCACAGATGAACCGAGCAAAGGTGGTGATGAAAAAACATTGCCGCCTTTGGAAGTCGGTGATGTGATTGATGTTGCATCGGTTGAACCCAAGCAGCATTTCACCGAACCCAAACCACGTTTTTCTGAAGCGACACTGGTTAAAGAGCTTGAAGCCCATGGTATTGGTCGCCCATCAACCTATGCATCGATTTTGAATGTATTGCGTGAGCGAAAATATGTAGTGATGGATAAAAAACGCTTTGTGCCAACGGATGTGGGCGAAATTGTAAGCAAGTTTTTAACCGATTATTTTGGTGATATTGTGGATGTGAATTTCACCGCTGACATTGAAGATAAGTTGGATGCTGTGGCGCGTGGTGAGCGTGAATGGAGACCCTTGTTGCATGATTTCTGGGGTCCGTTTAAAGAACGGATTGACCACACCCAAGAAAACGTCAAACGCTCTGATGTGACGCATGAAGCAACCGATGAAATTTGCCCTGAATGTGGCAAGCCGATGGCAATCAAACTGGGTAGGTATGGTAAGTTTATGGCTTGTACGGGTTACCCTGAGTGTAAGGTTGCCAAACCGTTGAATGATAATGGTGGAGCGCCTGCAGAACCTGAGAAATCTGACCAAATATGTGAAAAATGTAGTGCACCTATGGTGATTAAGGTAGGGCGTTATGGTAAGTTTTTGGGTTGCTCGGCTTATCCTGAGTGCAAAAATATTCAGCCTTTAGAAAAACCTGTGGATACAGGCATAACTTGCCCTACCTGCAATAAGGGTACTTTCTTAGAGAAAAAGTCGCGCAGGGGTAAAGTGTTTTACTCATGTTCACAATACCCAAAATGTAAACATGCATTGTGGAACAAGCCGATTGATAAAAAGTGCCCGGAGTGTGATGCCCCCTTTGTTACAGTTAAAGTGACTAAACGTAATGGTACAGAACATGTTTGTGCCAGTGAAACCTGTAATTGGAAGGAACAAGTCGAAGCACCCGAGTAGGTCATGGCATTTAACTACCGAGAAGGCAATATTGATGATATAGAGGCCGTGTTTGCTTTAAATCGTAAAGTATTTGATGAGGCATGGTCTAAAACAGTGATGTTGCAGTCGTTGCAGGTGGGTTATGATTTGTTTGTTTGTTACCAAGATGAAGACTTGCTGGGTTATGTCTTAAGCCAAGATATTTTGTTTGAAACGCAAATTATGCAGTTGGCTATTCGGCAAGATAAACGTCGGCAAGGTATTGCTCAGCAGTTGATGGGTATGCTTATGCAAACAAAACAAGATATGGATGAATTGGTATTGGAGGTGCGCGCCTCTAACCTTGGTGCACAAGCTTTTTATAAGACTTTGGGTTACGTTGCAGTAGCAAGACGACCAAAGTATTATGCAAAAACTGCGAGTAAACCTAGGGAAGATGCTGTGGTTATGCATTACAAACCGCAAGTGATGTGTGCATCATGATCACAGCATTATTAGCGGTGGAAACATGGCAAGATTCGAAGTTTTCTCCAGAGCTTCATCAGCAAATGACAGCCATACAGATGCGCGTGCTGCGCGTGACGAGTGTGTTAACAAACTTTCTTGAGCAGAAGTATGGCTTGAAGTTGGATGTGCAGCTGCATGATCAATGTATGAGTACAGCCAGTGAGGTTGAGGCTGGTTTATTGGATGTTGAACCTTACGAGCGCTGTTTGCGGCGTAAGGTTTCCTTAAAATCACGTGGGGAAGTCATGTTTGATGCCGAATCGGTATTACCCTTGGATATTTTGCCTGTAGAGCTGATGGCAGAGCTTGAGGCTGGTAAGCGACCCTTGGCAAACTTGTTGTCAGATCGAGGTTTGCTGTTATCACGTTCAGGATTAAGTGTGACACAGGTGAAATCTGCAGGTGTTTACCAGCATTGTTGGGCTAGACGATCAGTACTGCATGCACAATCAGGGGCAAAAGCCTTGGTTACGGAAGTATTTCATGATGCCATTTGGCGCAAGTTGGATTATTTGGTAAATCGTTAAATCATCAAGACCTTGCTGCACAATAATTGACACTCGTCATCAGCCCTTTAGCGTGTGGCTGCAATTTCATGAAGGTATAGGCAAGGTAATTCAGGTGAAAAAGAAAAAAGAAGAGAATGCTCCTGTTGAGGGCATCGTTGATGGCACAGATTTTGTTGAATTAAAACGGGATATGCAAAGCGCTAAAATCATGGCGTGGTTGGAATACAATCAGCAACAGTTGATTGCAGGTGCTATCGTGGTACTTGTGGCACTGGTTGGTGTTTCGCTGTGGAAAGAGCAGCAAATGACTGAGAAAAATTCAGCAGCGTTATTGTATATGAAAGCGATCAATACAGCTGATGAAACACAGCGCGCCAACCTTTTGGATACGGTGACTAAGGATTTTGCAGATACGGGTTATGCTGTGTTGGCGAAGTTACAAAAAATAAAATTAAGTGATGCGCCTGAAAAACAAGTGCTTTTACGTTCGCTTATCGCGTCTAAAGTTGCCCCTGAGTTTGTATGGCAGGCGCGTTTAGATTTGGCAGAGCTGTTGATTATTGAAGGTAAAGCAGCTGAGGCAGAGGAAGTATTGTCTGAACGTTTGGGTAAACAGTATGAACAAGCACGTTATGCTTTGCTTGCATCCTTGACGGAAGATAAAGTAGAAAAGGTTACGCTGATTCAAAAAGCATTGGATGCAGAGTCTAAAGACAGTGAGTTGGTTGCTCGTTTAGAAGCAGAGCTTGCATCATTACGTCTTGAGAAGTAAGCCGATGTTACTTCGTGCTTTCGTACTTTGCATGGCAGTGATGTTGAGTGCTGTACATGCCAATGCGTCGGCACAATTGCATATTGCTTGGTCTGTTGATGTTGATCAACGTTTGCCCAATGCGCCGCTTGCATTAAGCGCGCCTGCTGTGATTGAGGCCGATGGGCAATCGTATATTGTATTGGGCGCTCAAGACAGTTGGGTTCATGTGTATGATATGGATGGTAGAGATATTCGGCGCATTCGCATTCAAGCACCTTCAGATTCAGGTGTATTGGCACTGCCCAATCAGCTTGTGGTTTTGGGTGATATTACGGGAATGTTGTATGGTGTTGATCCTGTGCAAGGTAAGGTACAATGGAAAATACAGTTGACTGCAGGTTTGACGGGTACACCTGTTGCTATTGATGATGACTTCTTGGTGCAAACCACGGATAATCGGGTGTATCGTTTTTCAGCTTCGGGTAAGAAACAATGGAGCTTTTCAGGGCAAAACAATACTTTAGGCATGTATCTTAATGCCTCACCATTGGTGTTAGGTTCGCATATCTATGTGTTATTGAATAATGGTGATGCCATTGCTTTAAAGGCAGATAGCGGTGATTTATTGTGGAAAAAGCAGTTGTTGCTTTCGAGTGAGTCGGCATCACTTTCCGATATTAAAACACCTTTGGCTAACCCCATTTTCTTGTCGCAACTGCATTTGGATGGAGAAGTCAACAAGGATGTGCTGCTCGCACCGCTTTTTCAAGGTGAGTTGCAGGTGATTTCAGCAGCAGATGGTTCGTTATTGTTGGATCTGCCTGTTTCTTTGCGATCTTCTCCAGTGCTTGCTGGCAAAATTTTGTATATGGCAGATAGCACAGGTTATGTGCATGCTTATGATATTGAGAAAGGGAAGCGTTTGTGGAGCAAGAAATTATCCGCCGCAGGGCTATTGGGTCCTGTATTTTGGCAAGGCGCATTATGGTTGGCAAATAACCAAGGCACTGTATACCAACTGAACTTGCAAGGTGATGTGAAAGCCCAAACCGTTCTATCAGGTTATATTTCACGTGAGCCTTTACTGACACCCAACGGGTTATTGGTGCGTACAGAACGCGGCGAAATGGTTATGGTGAAACCATGATGGGACATCAATTGCCAGTTATTGCTATTGTGGGTCGCCCGAATGTGGGTAAATCAACATTATTTAATCGTATTATTAAACAAAGGAAAGCTATTGTCGGTGATAGACCTGGAGTAACAGTTGATAGGCTAGAAACGGAATGTGTCATTGGTGGTGAAGCATGTGTATTGGTGGATACCGGTGGTATTGGTGAATCACAGCATGGTGAAATGCAAGGTGCCATTGATAGTCAAGTGGAAGCAGCGCTTGAAATTGCAGATGTGGTGTTGTTTGCCGTCGATGCGATTGCTGGCCCAACACCTGTGGATCATGCCTTGGCTCAGAAGTTACGTAAATCAAATATTCCCGTAATACTTACCGTGAATAAAGCGGAAAATGCAGGGCTTGCCTCTGAATTTTTTGCGCTTGGTATGGGTGACCCCCAGCCTGTTTCGGCGGCACATGGTCATGGTATGCAAAGTTTGTGTTCGTTGATAGCGAAAACGACTCCCAAATATGATATTCAAGACCCCATCAGCGATGAAAAACCATTGGCGCGAGTGACCGTGATTGGCCGCCCGAATGTGGGTAAATCCACACTTATCAATGCTTGGTTGGGCAAAGATAGAATGGTGGTTAGTCCGATTGCGGGAACCACGCGAGATGCGATTGATACCGATATGCCTTATGATGATAGTTTTATTCGTTTGGTGGACACAGCAGGGCAACGCAAATCAGGACGTATCAATGATGTGATTGAATTTGTGGCGCGAGTGAAAGCGGTGCAAGCATTTAGACGTGCCGATGTTGCGGTGATGGTGTTGGATGGTGCAGAGGGTATTGTTGAGCAAGATATGCGTTTGATGCATTTGGCTCAGGAAGAAGGTTGTGCCTTGATTGTTGCGGTCAACAAAGTGGATTTGTTATCCGATGAAGATTGGAAATATTATGTTGAGCGTTTGGACTTTAGGATGCGTGGTTTGCCTGATATTCCCGTGTTCCGAACAGCTGCTAAACATAAAAAAGGCGTAAAAAAACTACTGAAACATGCGGTTGAGGCTGGCATTGCCAATGCTACTGAGATTGGTACGGGTGAGTTAAACCGCTGGATGATAGCGGCTGAGAAAAAACAGTATGCACCCAGTGATAGCGGTGCAGTTGTGCGTTTAAAATATGCTTCGCAAATTGGCACAACGCCACCAACGATTAAGATTTTTAGTAATCGCCCGCAAGCCATTAAACCATCGTATAAACATTATTTGGAAAAAAGTTTTAGGCAGCACTTTAAGCTGCCGGGTATTCCTGTGCGTTTGAAGTTTGCTAAATCTGACAACCCTTATGAAGAAAAAGCAAAGGGTAAAACTAAGACGGCCAATGAAAAAAGACATCAGGAAAAGAAAAGAAGCCGCGGCTAATGCATTGCTTTGAAGAAACAAAAGTATTGCCTGCAAGTGCTAAGATGATGTATGACTTGGTGATGGATATTGAGGCCTACCCAGCTTTTGTGCCTTGGGTGAGTGGTGCGAGGTTGTTGGAAGTGAAAGAAAATGAGTTGAGTGCTGAGTTAACTATGGACTTGGCTGGCACAAAACACAGGTTTCAAACGGTTGATTATTTTATGCCGCACAAACTTGTCGAAATTCGTTTGTTGTCTGGACCTTTTAAGTTCTTGGAAAGTGTATGGACGTTTGAACATATTGATGACAAGCGTTGTAAAGTACATTTTTCTATTGAATTTGAATTCAAGAACATGATGCTAGACCTTGTGGCATCACCTCTTTTTGGTGCAGCTTGTAAAACGATGGTAAACACGTTTGAAAAACGTGCAAGAAGCCTTTCGGCAATTTAAGGAGTAGCTGATGCATATTTCGATTGTATACGCTTTACCCCATGAACAGTTTTTAGAGGAACTTGATGTTCCAGAGGCGTGTACAGTTGAGCAGGCGCTTCATATGTCTACAGTATTAATGAAGTACCCTAATATTGATTTGGCGGTCAATAAGATTGGTGTATTTGCTAAACTGGTCAAACTGACTCAAGAATTACATGATGGTGAACGCATTGAAATATATCGTGCTTTGCCACGCAAACCACGAAGTGCACATGCAGCCGATGATAAGAAGGAACGTATTCGTGCTAAAAAAGAACGCAAAAAGGTTGAGGAATAAGGTTTTATTCTACCTGGATTTCCCTTATCGAAATAAAGTGTTGTGCTTTGGAAATATGCGGTTAAGTTTCGCGTCCCTTCGCAAGGAGGGGCTGTTAGAAAGAAGGTTTTTTTAGCGGTGTTTTGCTTGGTTTTCTGCTTGTATTTGGTTGCCGTTTCGGTGTTAAAAATAAGCAGTTGACAGGTTAAAGTTGGGCGATATGTTT
This genomic stretch from Ghiorsea bivora harbors:
- the rimI gene encoding ribosomal protein S18-alanine N-acetyltransferase is translated as MAFNYREGNIDDIEAVFALNRKVFDEAWSKTVMLQSLQVGYDLFVCYQDEDLLGYVLSQDILFETQIMQLAIRQDKRRQGIAQQLMGMLMQTKQDMDELVLEVRASNLGAQAFYKTLGYVAVARRPKYYAKTASKPREDAVVMHYKPQVMCAS
- a CDS encoding RnfH family protein: MHISIVYALPHEQFLEELDVPEACTVEQALHMSTVLMKYPNIDLAVNKIGVFAKLVKLTQELHDGERIEIYRALPRKPRSAHAADDKKERIRAKKERKKVEE
- a CDS encoding type II toxin-antitoxin system RatA family toxin, which translates into the protein MHCFEETKVLPASAKMMYDLVMDIEAYPAFVPWVSGARLLEVKENELSAELTMDLAGTKHRFQTVDYFMPHKLVEIRLLSGPFKFLESVWTFEHIDDKRCKVHFSIEFEFKNMMLDLVASPLFGAACKTMVNTFEKRARSLSAI
- a CDS encoding tetratricopeptide repeat protein, whose translation is MKKKKEENAPVEGIVDGTDFVELKRDMQSAKIMAWLEYNQQQLIAGAIVVLVALVGVSLWKEQQMTEKNSAALLYMKAINTADETQRANLLDTVTKDFADTGYAVLAKLQKIKLSDAPEKQVLLRSLIASKVAPEFVWQARLDLAELLIIEGKAAEAEEVLSERLGKQYEQARYALLASLTEDKVEKVTLIQKALDAESKDSELVARLEAELASLRLEK
- the der gene encoding ribosome biogenesis GTPase Der, whose protein sequence is MMGHQLPVIAIVGRPNVGKSTLFNRIIKQRKAIVGDRPGVTVDRLETECVIGGEACVLVDTGGIGESQHGEMQGAIDSQVEAALEIADVVLFAVDAIAGPTPVDHALAQKLRKSNIPVILTVNKAENAGLASEFFALGMGDPQPVSAAHGHGMQSLCSLIAKTTPKYDIQDPISDEKPLARVTVIGRPNVGKSTLINAWLGKDRMVVSPIAGTTRDAIDTDMPYDDSFIRLVDTAGQRKSGRINDVIEFVARVKAVQAFRRADVAVMVLDGAEGIVEQDMRLMHLAQEEGCALIVAVNKVDLLSDEDWKYYVERLDFRMRGLPDIPVFRTAAKHKKGVKKLLKHAVEAGIANATEIGTGELNRWMIAAEKKQYAPSDSGAVVRLKYASQIGTTPPTIKIFSNRPQAIKPSYKHYLEKSFRQHFKLPGIPVRLKFAKSDNPYEEKAKGKTKTANEKRHQEKKRSRG
- the topA gene encoding type I DNA topoisomerase; translated protein: MSAVVVVESPAKAKTIEKYLGKGYKVLASYGHVRAFPKKDGSVDVDNNFALKYEVIEDKRKRLSDIEKALKKADELILASDLDREGEAIAWHVADEMEKRGKLKGKKVSRITFNQITRKAIQYAVDHPTELNMPLVDAQQARSALDYLVGFTLSPLLWRKIRSGLSAGRVQSVALRLICEREQHIRDFKPKEYWTIEASCINGKTSKSTFKALLNTLDGKKLTKFDLNNQKVAQQAAKTVESARFTVSDVQKKKSKQNPSPPFITSTVQMEASRKLGFTARKTMQIAQKLYEGEEVDGERVGLITYMRTDSISLSQEAIDEVREQIHQQFGSEYVPSKPRVFKTKSKNAQEAHEAIRPTSFARTPESLKGTLSADELKLYTLIWKRTVASQMEAAVLDQVRADLTSGGTILRANGSTLVFPGFRKLYIEGTDEPSKGGDEKTLPPLEVGDVIDVASVEPKQHFTEPKPRFSEATLVKELEAHGIGRPSTYASILNVLRERKYVVMDKKRFVPTDVGEIVSKFLTDYFGDIVDVNFTADIEDKLDAVARGEREWRPLLHDFWGPFKERIDHTQENVKRSDVTHEATDEICPECGKPMAIKLGRYGKFMACTGYPECKVAKPLNDNGGAPAEPEKSDQICEKCSAPMVIKVGRYGKFLGCSAYPECKNIQPLEKPVDTGITCPTCNKGTFLEKKSRRGKVFYSCSQYPKCKHALWNKPIDKKCPECDAPFVTVKVTKRNGTEHVCASETCNWKEQVEAPE
- a CDS encoding outer membrane protein assembly factor BamB family protein; amino-acid sequence: MLLRAFVLCMAVMLSAVHANASAQLHIAWSVDVDQRLPNAPLALSAPAVIEADGQSYIVLGAQDSWVHVYDMDGRDIRRIRIQAPSDSGVLALPNQLVVLGDITGMLYGVDPVQGKVQWKIQLTAGLTGTPVAIDDDFLVQTTDNRVYRFSASGKKQWSFSGQNNTLGMYLNASPLVLGSHIYVLLNNGDAIALKADSGDLLWKKQLLLSSESASLSDIKTPLANPIFLSQLHLDGEVNKDVLLAPLFQGELQVISAADGSLLLDLPVSLRSSPVLAGKILYMADSTGYVHAYDIEKGKRLWSKKLSAAGLLGPVFWQGALWLANNQGTVYQLNLQGDVKAQTVLSGYISREPLLTPNGLLVRTERGEMVMVKP
- a CDS encoding chorismate--pyruvate lyase family protein, with product MITALLAVETWQDSKFSPELHQQMTAIQMRVLRVTSVLTNFLEQKYGLKLDVQLHDQCMSTASEVEAGLLDVEPYERCLRRKVSLKSRGEVMFDAESVLPLDILPVELMAELEAGKRPLANLLSDRGLLLSRSGLSVTQVKSAGVYQHCWARRSVLHAQSGAKALVTEVFHDAIWRKLDYLVNR